A window of the Cystobacter fuscus genome harbors these coding sequences:
- a CDS encoding YncE family protein, whose amino-acid sequence MRILLPSLALFLVACSEAEPRPPPTDRFVYPSGIHYRSVAGSTRGILYVSSANFDRCFDQGTVMAVDLDRVGTEGNRLPLLSESGANPAAPVVTLEQLNVLPESRVFIQSYAGELAYWDRADAAPRLFVTARADGDFIHYIDVPEPTRLSCVGTTGNNCIEGALSLTQLPGQTDDLPRAPAPFGVGVGAGGDVWVTHLSAADSPAGSAPSGLSKAFQSYVVRLPGDEPRVTTSDFFSLSIPDLPQGGSNSVVVDERYVFVSGRFDRYASNYTSARRFLLRVLDKTNPGRVIDPGLDLSFAANDSRGLALTARPAVSGAASRRLYMAVRAPDSLLIVNVDGSEGDSPRMSVVGSVPLPLGPTEVTLVPRGAGRAELVLVSCSDAGVVAIYDPDVGQVVAQVSVGQIRGIESPRPFGLDVQREGNSARIFASNFGDGRISVIDIPNLDSPQDARLVAYLGARQDVGQSATCTEVQQ is encoded by the coding sequence ATGCGCATCCTCCTCCCCAGTCTCGCGCTCTTCCTCGTCGCGTGCTCCGAAGCCGAGCCGCGACCCCCGCCCACGGATCGTTTCGTCTACCCGAGCGGCATCCACTACCGCTCCGTGGCCGGTTCCACGCGGGGCATCCTCTACGTGTCGAGCGCCAACTTCGACCGGTGCTTCGATCAGGGCACCGTCATGGCGGTCGATCTGGATCGCGTGGGCACGGAGGGCAACCGGCTGCCGCTGCTGAGCGAGTCGGGCGCCAACCCCGCCGCCCCCGTGGTGACACTCGAGCAGCTCAACGTGCTACCCGAATCCCGGGTCTTCATCCAGAGCTACGCCGGGGAGCTCGCCTACTGGGATCGCGCGGACGCGGCGCCCCGCCTCTTCGTGACCGCGCGCGCCGACGGCGACTTCATCCACTACATCGACGTGCCGGAGCCGACGCGGCTGTCCTGCGTGGGCACCACGGGCAACAACTGCATCGAGGGCGCGTTGTCGCTCACCCAGCTTCCGGGCCAGACGGATGATCTGCCCCGCGCGCCCGCGCCCTTCGGCGTGGGAGTGGGGGCGGGGGGCGACGTGTGGGTGACACACTTGAGCGCCGCGGACTCTCCGGCCGGGTCGGCCCCGTCGGGCTTGAGCAAGGCCTTCCAGTCCTACGTGGTGCGCCTGCCGGGCGACGAGCCCCGGGTGACCACGTCGGACTTCTTCTCGCTGTCCATTCCGGATCTCCCCCAGGGTGGCAGCAACTCGGTGGTCGTCGACGAGCGCTATGTGTTCGTCTCCGGTCGGTTTGACAGGTACGCGTCGAATTACACGTCGGCCCGGCGGTTCCTGCTGCGCGTGCTGGACAAGACCAATCCCGGGCGGGTGATCGATCCCGGGTTGGATTTGAGCTTCGCGGCGAACGACTCCCGGGGGCTCGCGTTGACGGCGAGGCCCGCGGTGTCGGGAGCGGCCAGCCGCCGACTCTACATGGCCGTGCGCGCGCCGGACTCGCTGCTGATCGTGAACGTGGACGGCAGTGAAGGGGATTCGCCCCGCATGTCCGTGGTGGGCTCGGTGCCACTGCCGCTCGGCCCCACGGAAGTGACGCTGGTGCCCCGGGGGGCGGGGCGGGCGGAGCTGGTGCTCGTCTCCTGCAGCGACGCGGGCGTGGTGGCCATCTATGACCCGGACGTGGGGCAGGTCGTGGCCCAGGTGTCGGTGGGGCAGATCCGCGGCATCGAGTCGCCCCGGCCCTTCGGACTCGACGTGCAGCGGGAGGGCAACTCGGCGCGGATCTTCGCCAGCAACTTCGGAGATGGACGCATCTCGGTGATCGACATCCCCAACCTCGACAGTCCCCAGGACGCGCGGCTCGTGGCCTATCTCGGCGCCCGTCAGGACGTGGGGCAGTCCGCGACGTGCACGGAGGTGCAGCAGTGA
- the glyS gene encoding glycine--tRNA ligase subunit beta, which produces MASELLLEIGAEEIPASFILPALEDLKRIITERAAEARLQLGEVRTYGTPRRLAVWVKGVAERGEDITREVLGPSVKAAFDKDGKPTKAAEKFAESQKVAVDALLRVQTPKGEYLGAKVEEKGRPAADILKDILHAAVHGISFRKTMRWGDVDQAFARPVQWVVALLGGEVLPVVLGDVKSGRTTYGHRFLSPAAIELARPSDYEAALEKANVVPDFSKRRASVLEKVRAAAQQSGGKLLEDESLVDQVTNLVELPNPVVGSFEERHLDLPPEVLVQEMKSHQRYFSVVDANGKLLPRFIAVSNTPVRDVNLSLRGYQRVLRSRLADGRFFFDEDRKTPLEARTEKLARVVWQGQLGSYAEKVARMRSLAVKLAAWTGHGGLQSTIERAATLSKADLVTGMVGEFPELQGVMGREYARASGEPEAVALAIFEHYLPRSAEDSLPTQDAGALVGLADRLDTLCGIFAIGKGPSGAADPFALRRACLTTIRIVLDRGYRFSLSQAVDAALEQLAPKLANVKRKAGEPAAREQVLEFFRGRLKALWTEQYRTDVVEAVLAAGYDDLVSAHKRLRALASIVGQADFAPLAVAFKRVVNIVEKQGKDVSRGGVDSQRFTDDAERQLHSAFVQARTRVGDRVKADDFSGALQEITGLKPTVDTFFDKVMVMAEDRDLRENRIRLLTEVGTLFNQVADFSKIQSEA; this is translated from the coding sequence GTGGCCAGTGAACTGCTGCTGGAGATCGGCGCCGAGGAGATCCCCGCCTCGTTCATCCTCCCCGCGCTGGAGGACCTCAAGCGCATCATCACCGAGCGTGCCGCCGAGGCCCGGCTCCAGCTCGGCGAGGTGCGCACCTACGGCACGCCGCGCCGGCTCGCGGTGTGGGTGAAGGGCGTGGCGGAGCGGGGCGAGGACATCACCCGCGAGGTGCTCGGCCCCAGCGTCAAGGCGGCCTTCGACAAGGACGGCAAGCCCACCAAGGCGGCGGAGAAGTTCGCCGAGAGCCAGAAGGTCGCGGTGGACGCCCTCTTGCGCGTGCAGACGCCCAAGGGCGAGTACCTGGGCGCCAAGGTGGAGGAGAAGGGCCGCCCGGCGGCGGACATCCTCAAGGACATCCTCCACGCGGCGGTGCATGGCATCAGCTTCCGCAAGACGATGCGCTGGGGTGACGTGGACCAGGCCTTCGCGCGGCCCGTGCAGTGGGTGGTGGCGCTGCTGGGCGGCGAGGTGCTGCCGGTGGTGCTCGGTGACGTGAAGAGCGGCCGCACCACCTATGGCCACCGCTTCCTGTCGCCCGCGGCCATCGAGCTCGCCCGGCCCTCGGACTACGAGGCCGCCCTGGAGAAGGCGAACGTGGTGCCGGACTTCTCCAAGCGCCGCGCCTCGGTGCTGGAGAAGGTGCGCGCGGCGGCCCAGCAGTCCGGTGGCAAGCTGCTGGAGGACGAGTCCCTGGTGGATCAGGTGACCAACCTCGTGGAGTTGCCCAACCCGGTGGTGGGCTCCTTCGAGGAGCGGCACCTGGACCTGCCCCCCGAGGTGCTGGTGCAGGAGATGAAGAGCCACCAGCGCTACTTCTCCGTGGTGGATGCCAACGGCAAGCTGCTGCCGCGCTTCATCGCCGTGTCCAACACGCCGGTGCGCGACGTGAACCTGTCCCTGCGCGGCTACCAGCGCGTGCTGCGCTCGCGTCTGGCCGACGGGCGCTTCTTCTTCGACGAGGACCGCAAGACGCCGCTCGAGGCGCGCACGGAGAAGCTGGCGCGCGTGGTGTGGCAGGGCCAGCTCGGCAGCTACGCGGAGAAGGTGGCGCGCATGCGCTCGCTGGCCGTGAAGCTGGCGGCGTGGACGGGCCATGGTGGGCTCCAGTCCACCATCGAGCGTGCCGCCACCCTGTCCAAGGCGGACCTCGTCACCGGCATGGTGGGCGAGTTCCCCGAGCTGCAGGGCGTCATGGGCCGCGAGTACGCCCGCGCGAGCGGTGAGCCGGAGGCGGTGGCCCTGGCCATCTTCGAGCACTACCTGCCGCGCTCGGCCGAGGACTCCCTGCCCACGCAGGACGCCGGAGCCCTGGTGGGCCTCGCCGACCGGTTGGACACCCTGTGCGGCATCTTCGCCATCGGCAAGGGGCCGAGCGGCGCGGCGGATCCGTTCGCCCTGCGGCGCGCGTGCCTCACCACCATCCGCATCGTGCTGGACCGGGGCTACCGCTTCTCGCTGTCCCAGGCGGTGGACGCGGCGCTCGAGCAGCTCGCGCCGAAGCTCGCCAACGTCAAGCGCAAGGCCGGCGAGCCCGCCGCTCGCGAGCAGGTGCTCGAGTTCTTCCGCGGCCGCCTCAAGGCGCTGTGGACGGAGCAGTACCGCACGGACGTGGTGGAGGCGGTGCTCGCCGCCGGCTACGACGATCTCGTGTCCGCCCACAAGCGCCTCCGGGCGCTCGCCAGCATCGTGGGGCAGGCGGACTTCGCTCCCCTGGCGGTGGCCTTCAAGCGCGTGGTCAACATCGTCGAGAAGCAGGGCAAGGACGTGAGCCGCGGCGGCGTCGACTCCCAGCGCTTCACCGACGACGCCGAGCGCCAGCTCCACTCGGCCTTCGTCCAGGCGCGCACCCGCGTGGGCGATCGGGTCAAGGCCGATGATTTCTCCGGCGCCCTCCAGGAGATCACCGGCCTCAAGCCCACCGTGGACACCTTCTTCGACAAGGTCATGGTGATGGCCGAGGATCGCGATCTGCGCGAGAACCGCATCCGGCTGCTCACGGAGGTCGGCACGCTGTTCAACCAGGTGGCCGACTTCTCGAAGATCCAGTCCGAGGCCTGA
- the glyQ gene encoding glycine--tRNA ligase subunit alpha yields the protein MYFQDLILTLQNHWAKQGCIINQPYDLEVGAGTMHPSTFLRALGPEPWNVAYVQPSRRPADGRFGENPNRLFQHHQFQVILKPAPKNVQQLYLDSLRAIGMDPLDHDIRFVEDDWESPTLGAWGLGWEVWCDGMEVTQFTYFQQCGGFECKPVSAELTYGLERLTMYLQNVENVYDIEWVKGVKYREVFHPNEVEMSRYALQESDAQMLFALFDSYEKECKRLIERELPLPAYDYALKCSHAFNLLDARGAISVTERANFIKRVRDNARLCAEGYLKMREKLGYPLLKTPWTVGEQPPVLEGKPASDYWKTVTLNKPEQAEVARGQ from the coding sequence ATGTACTTCCAGGATTTGATCCTCACGCTCCAGAACCACTGGGCCAAGCAGGGTTGCATCATCAACCAGCCCTATGATCTCGAGGTGGGCGCGGGCACCATGCACCCGTCTACCTTCCTCCGTGCCCTTGGCCCCGAGCCCTGGAACGTGGCCTACGTGCAGCCCTCGCGGCGTCCCGCCGATGGCCGCTTCGGCGAGAATCCCAACCGCCTGTTCCAGCACCACCAGTTCCAGGTCATCCTCAAGCCCGCGCCCAAGAACGTCCAGCAGCTCTACCTGGACTCGCTGCGCGCCATCGGCATGGATCCGCTCGACCACGACATCCGCTTCGTCGAGGACGACTGGGAGTCGCCCACGCTGGGCGCCTGGGGCCTGGGCTGGGAGGTGTGGTGTGACGGCATGGAAGTCACCCAGTTCACCTACTTCCAGCAGTGCGGTGGCTTCGAGTGCAAGCCCGTGTCGGCGGAACTCACGTACGGCCTCGAGCGGCTGACCATGTACCTGCAGAACGTCGAGAACGTCTACGACATCGAGTGGGTCAAGGGCGTGAAGTACCGCGAGGTCTTCCACCCGAACGAAGTGGAGATGAGCCGCTACGCGCTCCAGGAGTCGGACGCGCAGATGCTCTTCGCGCTCTTCGACTCCTACGAGAAGGAGTGCAAGCGCCTCATCGAGCGCGAGCTGCCCTTGCCCGCGTATGACTACGCGCTCAAGTGCTCGCATGCCTTCAACCTGCTGGACGCGCGGGGCGCCATCTCGGTGACCGAGCGCGCCAACTTCATCAAGCGCGTGCGCGACAACGCGCGCCTGTGCGCCGAGGGCTACCTGAAGATGCGTGAGAAGCTCGGCTACCCGCTGCTCAAGACGCCCTGGACCGTGGGCGAGCAGCCGCCAGTGCTCGAGGGCAAGCCGGCTAGCGACTACTGGAAGACGGTGACGCTCAACAAGCCCGAGCAGGCGGAGGTGGCCCGTGGCCAGTGA
- a CDS encoding carbohydrate kinase family protein has product MTQDEAAAFDVVCVGECLVDFLPTRAGERVRDVASWTPGIGGSLANVAVGVARLGGRSASVGVVGEDEFGHLLRERLAAEGVDVSRLRQTTEGRTGLVFISLDAQGERSFCYFRTRSAEFLLAERDVDPAFLARARVMHLGTNSLALPEARAAMLRGVEAARAAGRIVSCDPNIRIHAWEQPQVLRELLGRLLPRCTLVKLSEEEVAFATGQPGPVEALHHLAGLGVLLPVVTRGEAGAVFLWKGQVVHVEAPRARVVDTTGAGDGFTSGLLRGLSRRYPDAAALERASLEELTDLVRFSCVVGSRVVEHLGAVAGLPTGAEVASAMPGWLREQSS; this is encoded by the coding sequence ATGACGCAGGACGAGGCGGCCGCGTTCGACGTGGTGTGTGTGGGCGAGTGCCTGGTGGACTTCCTCCCCACGCGCGCCGGTGAGCGCGTGCGGGACGTGGCCTCGTGGACCCCGGGCATCGGCGGCTCGCTGGCCAATGTCGCCGTGGGCGTGGCGCGCCTGGGAGGCCGCTCGGCCAGCGTGGGCGTGGTGGGCGAGGACGAGTTCGGCCACCTGCTGCGCGAGCGCCTGGCCGCCGAGGGCGTCGACGTGAGCCGCCTGCGCCAGACGACCGAGGGCCGCACGGGGCTCGTCTTCATCTCGCTCGACGCACAGGGCGAGCGCAGCTTCTGCTACTTCCGCACGCGCTCGGCCGAGTTCCTCCTGGCCGAGCGGGACGTGGACCCCGCCTTCCTCGCCCGCGCGCGGGTGATGCACCTGGGCACCAACTCCCTGGCGCTGCCCGAGGCGCGCGCGGCGATGTTGCGTGGCGTGGAGGCGGCGCGCGCGGCGGGGCGCATCGTGAGTTGTGACCCCAACATCCGCATCCATGCCTGGGAGCAGCCCCAGGTGCTGCGCGAGCTGCTCGGGCGGCTTTTGCCGCGCTGCACGCTGGTGAAGTTGTCCGAGGAGGAGGTGGCCTTCGCCACCGGGCAGCCGGGGCCCGTGGAGGCCCTGCACCACCTGGCGGGCCTGGGCGTGTTGCTGCCCGTGGTGACCCGGGGCGAGGCGGGCGCCGTCTTCCTCTGGAAGGGTCAGGTGGTGCACGTGGAGGCCCCCCGGGCGCGCGTGGTGGACACCACCGGGGCGGGGGATGGCTTCACCTCGGGTCTGCTCCGGGGGCTGTCGCGGCGCTACCCGGACGCGGCGGCGCTGGAGCGGGCGTCCCTCGAGGAGCTGACCGACCTGGTTCGCTTCTCGTGCGTGGTGGGCTCGCGCGTGGTGGAGCACCTGGGGGCCGTGGCGGGCCTGCCCACCGGGGCCGAGGTGGCTTCCGCCATGCCCGGGTGGTTGCGCGAGCAGTCCTCCTGA
- the recO gene encoding DNA repair protein RecO — protein MDRYTDEALVLSTVDYGEADRLVTLLTREHGKLTAFAAGARKSKRRFAGALEPYMRLRVQLVETRGATVRLDSADIVAGYYAARADLPLIARALYAVELCRELTRDHEPHPELFALLEGYLHKLDAKEAGPTSLLAFELSALAHAGLMPRFDSCSLCGGPPGERPRFDQAHGGAVCEACAVRARDAVAISAELLSGLRALQDGERTPLPAELRARARSLLNLFISHHLGRRLKSVDFMAQVGLD, from the coding sequence ATGGATCGATACACTGACGAGGCGCTGGTCCTCTCCACCGTGGACTATGGGGAAGCGGACCGGCTGGTCACGCTCCTCACGCGCGAGCACGGCAAGCTGACGGCCTTCGCCGCCGGGGCGCGCAAGAGCAAACGCCGCTTCGCTGGCGCGCTGGAGCCCTACATGCGCCTGCGCGTGCAGCTCGTGGAGACGCGGGGCGCCACGGTGCGTCTGGACTCGGCCGACATCGTCGCGGGCTACTACGCGGCACGCGCGGACTTGCCCCTCATCGCCCGGGCCCTCTACGCCGTGGAGCTGTGCCGCGAGCTGACGCGCGACCACGAGCCCCACCCGGAGCTCTTCGCGCTGCTCGAGGGCTACCTGCACAAGCTGGATGCGAAGGAGGCGGGCCCCACCTCGCTGCTGGCCTTCGAGCTGTCGGCGCTGGCCCACGCGGGCCTCATGCCGCGCTTCGACTCGTGCTCGCTGTGCGGCGGCCCTCCGGGTGAGCGGCCCCGCTTCGATCAGGCCCACGGCGGCGCGGTGTGCGAGGCGTGCGCGGTCCGGGCGCGTGACGCGGTGGCCATCTCCGCCGAGCTGCTCTCCGGCCTCCGGGCGCTCCAGGACGGCGAGCGCACCCCGCTGCCCGCGGAGCTCCGGGCCCGGGCGCGCTCGCTGCTCAACCTCTTCATCTCCCACCACCTGGGCCGCCGCCTCAAGAGCGTGGACTTCATGGCCCAGGTGGGGCTGGACTGA
- a CDS encoding helix-turn-helix domain-containing protein encodes MDYVEFGRYLSQQRELRGLSRDEVSRVTKISPSLLAALEEGQIERLPNRVFIVNYIRSYATVIGLAPEEAILRYEEVDKAAPEPSPVTLERERRRRAWLILAVVLLVLAAGVFAALVVTGKVALPQPRP; translated from the coding sequence GTGGATTACGTCGAATTCGGCAGATATCTGTCCCAGCAACGTGAGCTGCGCGGCCTGTCCCGTGACGAGGTGTCGCGGGTGACGAAGATTTCCCCGAGTCTGCTCGCCGCCCTGGAGGAAGGGCAGATCGAGCGGCTGCCCAACCGGGTCTTCATCGTCAACTACATCCGCTCCTACGCCACCGTCATCGGACTGGCGCCCGAGGAGGCCATCCTCCGCTACGAGGAGGTGGACAAGGCGGCTCCCGAGCCCAGTCCCGTGACGTTGGAGCGTGAGCGGCGAAGGCGCGCCTGGTTGATTCTCGCGGTGGTGCTGCTGGTGCTCGCCGCCGGCGTGTTCGCGGCCCTGGTGGTGACTGGAAAGGTGGCGCTGCCGCAGCCCCGCCCCTGA
- the tgl gene encoding social motility TPR repeat lipoprotein Tgl, whose amino-acid sequence MLSRASSLWFLALLLVGCKHVPTDKEREGAEIHYELALQAQHAGNVQAAYMELQKSLEFNPDYPEAHHVIAILLHLSFNRPEEAIVHYQKALALRPTFSEAKTNLANVYLSQARYDEAIPLYEQVLNDMLYPTPFIAQSNLGWAQYKKGDKERAVQNIKAAVTINPGFCLGYRNLGTIYEESGELSEACRYLGRYREACPEVADAHLREGACLVKQGKLEEAKQSFTTCEAKATSQNLKDDCHRLLEAL is encoded by the coding sequence ATGCTCTCCCGCGCTTCCTCCCTCTGGTTCCTCGCGCTCCTGCTGGTGGGCTGCAAGCATGTCCCCACCGACAAGGAGCGCGAGGGCGCCGAGATCCACTACGAGCTGGCCCTGCAGGCCCAGCACGCCGGCAACGTGCAGGCTGCCTACATGGAACTCCAGAAGTCGTTGGAGTTCAATCCGGACTACCCGGAGGCGCACCACGTCATCGCCATCCTCCTGCACCTGTCGTTCAACCGCCCCGAGGAGGCCATCGTGCACTACCAGAAGGCCCTGGCGCTGCGTCCGACCTTCTCCGAGGCGAAGACGAACCTGGCCAATGTCTATCTGTCCCAGGCGCGCTATGACGAGGCCATTCCCCTGTACGAGCAGGTACTCAACGACATGCTCTATCCCACGCCCTTCATCGCGCAGAGCAACCTGGGGTGGGCCCAGTACAAGAAGGGCGACAAGGAGCGGGCGGTGCAGAACATCAAGGCGGCGGTGACGATCAATCCCGGCTTCTGCCTGGGCTACCGCAACCTGGGCACCATCTACGAGGAGAGCGGCGAGCTTTCCGAGGCATGCCGCTACCTGGGCCGTTATCGTGAGGCCTGCCCGGAGGTGGCGGATGCCCACCTGCGTGAGGGGGCCTGCCTGGTGAAGCAGGGGAAGTTGGAGGAGGCGAAGCAGAGCTTCACCACGTGCGAGGCCAAGGCGACGAGCCAGAACCTCAAGGACGATTGCCACCGCCTGCTCGAGGCCTTGTAA
- a CDS encoding social motility and stimulation tgl protein has product MFVIDDRFRGLPAAREQVVLLHQSINSPHLAIPGKPAGPAQAFVVGLRGGSGFAVFIYLFLSEARDCAVYAPSRRGTSLEETQQHEAEALAFVESMGFMMDNAHYASLSTAQQDELLKSLPVFYKDPKLAPGTRTRADEKRTASTNLGRLLASF; this is encoded by the coding sequence ATGTTCGTCATCGACGATAGATTCCGAGGTCTGCCCGCGGCGCGGGAGCAGGTGGTGCTGCTGCACCAGTCCATCAACTCGCCCCACCTGGCCATTCCCGGCAAGCCCGCGGGGCCCGCGCAGGCCTTCGTGGTGGGCCTGCGCGGCGGGAGTGGCTTCGCCGTCTTCATCTACCTGTTCCTGTCCGAGGCCAGGGATTGCGCCGTGTACGCCCCCTCGCGTCGCGGCACGAGCCTCGAGGAAACCCAACAGCATGAGGCCGAGGCGCTCGCCTTCGTGGAGTCCATGGGCTTCATGATGGACAACGCGCACTACGCTTCCCTGTCCACCGCGCAGCAGGATGAGCTGTTGAAGAGCTTGCCCGTCTTCTACAAGGACCCCAAGCTGGCGCCGGGCACCCGGACTCGGGCCGACGAGAAGCGCACGGCCTCGACGAACCTCGGCCGCCTGCTGGCCTCCTTCTGA
- a CDS encoding lytic transglycosylase domain-containing protein — MPTPSTRQRWAEGLFRGLHALGAGCGKLPLVAGVALVLSARAVPLFTPPEAPRTAESSRFEAAPPDAALIDAVLAKRAPELGLTLRRQLVHAIAEEAGKAGYDPLLILALIDVESDFTEEAISDKGARGLMQIKPSTLHFLAEKEGLRLSREEVAADPALGVRLGIRYLRTLHDRFGDLDLALMAYNAGPTRIWLAKKAGELDTFRRYPRAVRRDFRRFREGEGLGGDWAMAQRESEEPSPEVKGP; from the coding sequence ATGCCCACCCCCTCGACCCGTCAGCGTTGGGCCGAGGGGCTGTTCCGCGGTTTGCACGCGCTGGGCGCCGGGTGTGGAAAGCTCCCCCTGGTGGCCGGGGTCGCCCTGGTGTTGTCCGCCCGCGCGGTGCCGCTGTTCACCCCTCCGGAGGCGCCCCGCACGGCCGAGTCCTCCCGTTTCGAAGCAGCGCCTCCCGACGCGGCGCTCATCGACGCGGTGCTCGCCAAGCGTGCTCCGGAGTTGGGTCTCACCCTGCGGCGGCAGCTCGTCCACGCCATCGCCGAGGAGGCGGGCAAGGCGGGGTATGATCCGCTGCTCATCCTGGCGCTCATCGACGTGGAGTCGGACTTCACGGAAGAGGCCATCTCCGACAAGGGGGCGCGGGGGCTGATGCAGATCAAGCCCAGCACGCTGCACTTCCTCGCGGAGAAGGAGGGGCTGCGGCTGTCGCGCGAGGAGGTGGCCGCGGACCCCGCCCTGGGTGTGCGCCTGGGCATCCGCTACCTGCGCACGCTGCATGATCGCTTCGGGGATCTGGATCTGGCCCTCATGGCCTACAACGCCGGCCCCACGCGCATCTGGCTGGCGAAGAAGGCGGGCGAGCTGGACACCTTCCGCCGCTACCCACGTGCGGTCCGCCGTGACTTCAGGCGTTTCCGGGAAGGGGAGGGGCTGGGCGGCGATTGGGCCATGGCCCAGAGGGAGTCCGAGGAGCCCTCGCCCGAGGTGAAGGGCCCCTAG